In the Hordeum vulgare subsp. vulgare chromosome 7H, MorexV3_pseudomolecules_assembly, whole genome shotgun sequence genome, one interval contains:
- the LOC123413355 gene encoding uncharacterized protein LOC123413355, whose protein sequence is MAVARRTMRLALPLILAALMLLAVLGEARPLGGADWAAAGGTPLPAVVQALRRLYMQQLGGPGPSCGTNSPNVHCP, encoded by the coding sequence ATGGCCGTCGCGAGGAGGACGATGAGGCTCGCTCTGCCGCTGATCCTGGCGGCGCTCATGCTGCTGGCGGTGCTCGGTGAGGCGCGGCCGCTGGGCGGCGCCGACTGGGCCGCCGCCGGAGGGACCCCGCTGCCGGCCGTGGTGCAGGCGCTCCGGCGGCTGTACATGCAGCAGCTGGGCGGCCCGGGCCCCTCGTGCGGGACCAACAGCCCAAACGTCCACTGCCCGTAG